In the genome of Pseudomonas protegens, one region contains:
- a CDS encoding AraC family transcriptional regulator ligand-binding domain-containing protein encodes MREMDRIQRDPANRVTPRFHRGRVGEVLQRFLDDQSAATQHDYNLLHLEQLWRAAAALEPAIGLKLFERFTPQDWHVIAHASLYCPDVAAAMAFWVRFAPLGSDTDRVQWMTDAQGSGVEIHIDTSVELSRYLIEHYGVMAITQLRRGTGTALQPVLACFSHSRPAYHAQYRHWFGDRIEFDCPANRFYFTPQSLQLPLQTRHTGMLELLSQELDRRVALHQRHSGWAARVAAACRQALMAGQSPTLEGLCAHLHQSPRTLRRRLEEQGLSFRQLLDQTRAELEMHLELQGESRAQIALQLGYNDQAAYLHARKRWKTACT; translated from the coding sequence ATGCGCGAAATGGACAGAATCCAGCGAGATCCGGCCAACCGGGTGACCCCACGCTTCCACCGCGGGCGCGTCGGCGAAGTCCTGCAACGCTTTCTCGATGACCAGAGCGCTGCCACTCAGCATGACTACAATCTGCTGCACCTGGAGCAACTATGGCGCGCCGCGGCGGCGCTGGAACCGGCCATCGGCCTGAAACTGTTCGAGCGCTTCACGCCCCAGGACTGGCACGTGATCGCCCACGCCAGCCTCTATTGCCCGGATGTCGCCGCGGCCATGGCGTTCTGGGTACGCTTTGCGCCGTTGGGCTCGGATACCGACCGCGTGCAATGGATGACGGATGCCCAGGGTTCCGGCGTTGAAATCCATATCGACACCTCGGTGGAATTGAGCCGCTACCTGATCGAGCACTATGGCGTCATGGCCATCACTCAACTGCGGCGAGGGACCGGTACTGCGCTTCAGCCGGTGCTGGCCTGCTTCAGCCATTCGCGCCCGGCTTATCACGCGCAATACCGGCATTGGTTCGGCGACCGGATCGAGTTCGACTGCCCGGCCAACCGCTTCTATTTCACCCCGCAAAGCCTGCAACTGCCGCTACAGACCCGCCACACCGGCATGCTCGAACTGCTGAGCCAAGAGCTGGATCGGCGGGTGGCCCTGCACCAACGGCACAGCGGCTGGGCTGCCAGAGTGGCGGCAGCCTGTCGCCAGGCATTGATGGCAGGCCAGTCACCGACCCTGGAAGGCCTCTGTGCTCATCTGCATCAAAGCCCGCGCACGCTACGGCGACGCCTGGAGGAACAAGGGCTGAGTTTTCGCCAACTGCTGGACCAGACCCGCGCCGAGCTGGAAATGCATCTGGAACTGCAAGGCGAATCTCGAGCGCAGATCGCGCTGCAGCTGGGTTACAACGATCAGGCGGCCTATCTGCATGCCCGCAAGCGCTGGAAAACCGCCTGCACCTGA